Genomic segment of Arachis stenosperma cultivar V10309 chromosome 4, arast.V10309.gnm1.PFL2, whole genome shotgun sequence:
tttttgtttGATGGTGCACTCACACCCAAATTTGTGGTGCTTGGTTTTTTGTGAATTATGAGTTATATATAATACGAAATTACGACggtgttctttcttttctatgttttttttttttttgttaaaaaggCCAAAGCATTGCATTGGCTGAGGTGTTATGGCTTTTTTCGCTTTTGTTTTTCTATGTGCTGACTTGTGGTTTCCTCGGGTTTCTTGTATTCTCAGGTGTGTCCAGTCTGTGCAAAAAAGGTGGGGATGGATCTTGTCGGACATATTACTACACAACATGGGAATTTTTTAAGAATATCCTTTTTACTAGTTGGTTTCCTTTatggttcttcttcttcttgttttcattttctcCCTAGATATACTATAACTGTGCATGGTTTTTTCCAAATGACTTATATGGATGATCTCTGTGCAAAAAAATCTGGTTTTGGACCAGTTTTCGTTCTTTTTCAGTTATTTTAAAAGAGGGAGTCCAAAAGAATGAAAGTTTAtgccaaaaatttttttatgccCGCCCCTCAACATAAATGACCGGCTGCTTAACTATAATGGAGTTTTGTTTACACTGAGAATGTTGTGTGGGATGAATTTTGGGCAGTTAAAAGCCAATAAAGATATAGTTCAGCTTTTTGTAGATGAGGATTCTTAGATGTATAAGTGGGCACACTAGCTAGATAGTATTAAACACGTGATCTATGGTAAGGTACTATGATCTGCCGTCATTTGATCCATGTTGACGATTTAGTTGTTAGTTTAGATGCAGGGGAGTTACTTGCCTCATGTATGTTTTCTCATGAAACTTGTTTAGATGTGACTAGTCATCATATGTAGTTTATATATGTGACTTTACCATTGTTAGAGGCTAATATCTTGTACTGTCTTTGAAGACCCTGTTCTTCCCATGTGATTTTGTAGGCCTCTGTTCAATCAATGTGAATTATGAGTAGGTGTATAACACAATTTTGTGTTCTGGAACACATTTTCTATTTGTCTACTATTTGCATGCCTAACTACCTGGTTCCAACCTCCAAGTATCATTTTGTGCAAATCTTTTAAATTGCTTGGTTTAGGTTAGATAACTATGCCAGACTGGAGGCTACAAAGATTTTCCTTAACTAATAATTACGTGCAGCGAAAAAGGAGGCTCAGGAAAGGAAGCTCCAGTTCAACATTTTCTATATTGAGAAAAGAATTGAGAGAAGGAGCCTTGCAGTCCCTTCTTGGAGGTTCTTCCTTCATATCTTCCTCCAATTCTGAGCCAGATCCTCTGTTGTCGTCATTCATTTTTAACCCAGTTTTATCCGATGAGTCTGAAAGTGCGCAACCTTGTCCTTCAATTGAAGCTGCCCTAGTAAAAGAAAGCTCAAATAAGAGTTCCTTGGAAAGGTAGGGGTGCTTATATTGTTTTATGCTTAACCTTTTCTTTGTTTCAGAAATTTTGTGTTAAAAATGTTTCATGTTGGATGCTAACCATGTTCTATGATCAATTTTGCCTTGAGTTCTTGTTTTCGGAGACTTGAAAGTATATGCGAAACGTAATGGATGGCATTTGGACTGGTATGTTTGGTTGCTGGGTAAAACTCAGGTGGAAATTTTCATGGATAAACTCCTTGGGGATTTTTACACAGGTGTTCATCTATAAAAAATTTCACCCGTTTTTAGCCCCCAAGTCCCCAACCAAAAACACCTCGAGAGTGATGCCTTGGTTTCATGTGTCTGAAGTCTTGAGCTGTGATTACAGATTGACAATATAATCATGCTGCCATTCTCTCATACTGCGCCTTCGTCGTGTTTTAATTCTTCAATATTATGTCATTCACCAATCAAAACTTGTTCAGATTTTCTCCCACTCTTGTCTGACAATTAGTTGTTTATGGTAACAGAAAACCTCAACAGGTACAGCTGTCAGACGAGGATAAAGTAGAGAAAGCGCGGAGGTTTGAGTTTGTTCAAGGGCTGCTCATGTCGACAATTCTTGACGATAACTTATAACTGAAATTTATGGCTCGTTATGCTACTATtattactattgtactaggagCAGGAGCTATATGTATTAAGCACCAGAGGAGAAGTGGGCGTTCGAGTTTGTTGAGGAAGATGATAGAAGTGGGAGTAGCTAGATCAAAGAAAATATGTAATGTATCTAGAGCTATGTTCATAAAATGCAACAATGGGAAGGAACCTTTGTTATGCTGCTTGTGTAATATGCTAGTTCAATgcaaatgaaataaaatttatgtGGCGTACATGGCACCATAGAATGTAGATGCAGTAGAATTCAGACCCATCATCACCCatgttagtttattttttaaagaggCTATCCAATACTTTCCCCATAAACCAAAATCTGGTGCTCCTGTGCGAAATACATTATTAATGTATATAAATGAATTCATGAGTGATAGAGACGGCTTTACCCTTATATACTTGTTAATCTGAGTTCTGAAGTAAAGGGAATATCTAATAATTGAGATATTGATTCAACGGAACAGGCATAGGTTCAATTTGGATGCATGAATactgaaaaatattttagtgtgtttttttGGTTGGTTAAATTATATCATGATAGGTTCAAATCCCAGACTTCTATACCTCATTACCTCTAACAGAGGGAAGGGGACATAACTGTTATTTGATCTACAACTAATCATATTAGTTATTGAACCACATTTGTTACTGACTTACTTTGGATAATTATTCTTAAGCAAATGGGCTATTTCGAAAAGCATTCCAAATCAACATCTTTATGTTGAGCTTGTTACCGTGTTGATCAGCGAGTATTTTTCACCCCTTATCCCTATCGGAAAATTATCACGTATGTCAATTGGAAAAAGTGGAATACCATATTCATGGTATCAAAAGTTAGCCAAGTTGTTATTTGTCATGTAATGAAGATTGAAATGACAAAAATAACCTTAGTTGTAGAGGTAAAATGTCATAAATAGATAGCTTTAAAATAAGGACTTGGCTCAGCAATCAAGGCCGACTATATATTCGTTTAATTTCTTTTGAAGCCATCTACTATTTAACTGTGgtttacttcttttttttttttcttttaaactgTTGTTTACTTAACCACTATACTTATttagattttaataaataaaacgtTGAAAGTGGATTGACATGACTTAGAACATatttaacaattaaaaatatttgagagtaataatttaaaaataaagagtcatattttttattttttaattattactgaaataaataaataatcttagatacaataaatatataattatagatattatatatatataaaataataaatattaagttaaataatataacttTACGTAATTGTCTTAATATTACTCTTAATAATAAGTAGAATTTATCTTAACGAATTATAAGTTATgtcttaaaatataatttattatttatagaaaatattcatttaaaataaatagaatgtTAAACCAAAAGTCGTGATTacagaaaaagagaaaaaaatgacATCAATACAAAAATAAC
This window contains:
- the LOC130976178 gene encoding protein DEHYDRATION-INDUCED 19 homolog 7-like, with amino-acid sequence MDSDSWISARLSTASRRYYSRSDLYVGGVHEDSDGGGGGGGGGGDDFRAEFLCPFCADEYDVVGLCCHIDEDHPREAKNGVCPVCAKKVGMDLVGHITTQHGNFLRVQRKRRLRKGSSSSTFSILRKELREGALQSLLGGSSFISSSNSEPDPLLSSFIFNPVLSDESESAQPCPSIEAALVKESSNKSSLERKPQQVQLSDEDKVEKARRFEFVQGLLMSTILDDNL